Proteins encoded in a region of the Vicia villosa cultivar HV-30 ecotype Madison, WI linkage group LG5, Vvil1.0, whole genome shotgun sequence genome:
- the LOC131604467 gene encoding uncharacterized protein LOC131604467: protein MSGDDVQLTEEEKNDHGVQKDDEVTDVAQDVTDNIEDGPNVNAGKNVVDLDEFSDNELVANVNHSIAKRLMTRKGKKVVDQSPPKKKGPKSTSTGPIRSKSVSKSTSIGPIKSKVVPKSTSVGPTKSWSKVVPEKRKAQVIADSDSYVAMDVQDTPLKKKLTTSKLATRVPEKRLAFERELAQNALECKEIMELIHEADLMKTITHFSKCYEMLVKEFIVNLSEDCADRKTKDFRKVYVRGKCVIFSSIVINNFLGRYDEAQPELEVSDNKVCQVITAKQVKSWPLKGKLTASKLSIKYAMLHKIAAANWVPTNHKSTVSTVLGKFLYAVVTKARFDY from the exons ATGTCTGGTGATGATGTTCAACTGACTGAGGAAGAAAAGAATGATCATGGTGTTCAAAAGGATGATGAAGTTACTGATGTTGCTCAGGATGTCACTGACAATATTGAGGATGGACCTAATGTTAATGCAGGTAAAAATGTTGTTGATCTTGATGAATTCTCTGATAATGAACTGGTTGCAAATGTAAACCATAGCATAGCAAAACGACTCATGACAAGGAAGGGTAAGAAAGTTGTTGATCAGAGTCCTCCCAAGAAGAAAGGTCCAAAGAGTACCTCAACTGGACCCATCAGAAGTAAATCTGTGTCCAAGAGTACCTCCATTGGTCCTATTAAGAGTAAGGTTGTGCCTAAGAGCACCTCTGTTGGTCCTACCAAATCTTGGAGCAAGGTTGTCCCCGAGAAAAGGAAGGCTCAAGTTATTGCAGATTCAGATTCTTATGTTGCTATGGATGTTCAAGACACCCCATTGAAGAAGAAGCTAACAACTAGCAAGCTTGCTACTAGAGTCCCTGAG AAGAGGTTGGCTTTCGAAAGGGAATTGGCTCAAAATGCCCTTGAATGTAAGGAGATTATGGAACTGATTCATGAAGCAGATTTGATGAAAACTATTACTCATTTCTCTAAGTGTTATGAGATGTTGGTAAAGGAGTTTATAGTGAATCTATCAGAGGACTGTGCTGATAGAAAAACCAAAGATTTTAGAAAAGTGTATGTGAGAGGAAAATGTGTTATATTCTCTTCAATTGTCATCAATAATTTTCTTGGAAGGTATGatgaagctcaacctgagctgGAAGTTTCTGACAACAAAGTGTGTCAGGTGATCACTGCTAAGCAAGTGAAGAGTTGGCCTCTCAAGGGAAAGTTAACTGCTAGCAAGCTTAGCATCAAGTATGCCATGCTTCACAAGATTGCAGCTGCCAACTGGGTGCCTACTAATCATAAGTCAACTGTCTCTACTGTCCTTGGAAAATTCCTGTATGCTGTGGTAACAAAGGCTAGGTTTGATTATTGA